GGCCAGAGTGTGTACAATCTGACGACCAAGAAAGTTCAAGTCTCTCATGATAAATTTTTTATGAAGAGAAAGCATGGATTTAGGACGGCGCATCGGTCGAGGACCATCCCATAGGAGGTGATGACATGTTCATCGTTACATATACACACCTTGCGGGTCATGATCATGGAGAGGAGCATGCCAATGGTGACGATGTTGATAATGGCCCAGGCCATGGCGGGCCGGGTCACAAGGTGGACCAGGATGTGGGAGCGCCCCGAAAACACCCACAATGAGGACACCCAGCCATGAGTCCTCGGGCTCGCTTTCCTCCAATACTGGTCCGTGGTGGggtgaggaggacgagggaggggtggctgatAACGCCCTGGCACATCCGGCAAAGAACAACAGCAGTAGGGATGTTCTCCTACCATGTCAGCTGAAATTCCTGAAGGTGTAGATTCGAGCGAAGATGAAGGCCTGCAGTTTCTGTCAGGTAGTGCGCGTAACCTTGGGGTCCCCTGACCGTACTCCAGGGAGGGCTCCAACGCCGGTGAAGCTCGGGTGTGTGCTAGACCTGTACCTGAAGGAAGCTCTTTGCAATATCAACCCTGTTCGGATGAAGAAAAAGAAGGGAGAGATAAGTCTACTCTCCTCGGTTTAACCAACTAAGTTTGTGGAGGCAAATGAGGAAGAATCGTGGCGTGCAGCCATGAATGAAGAGCTAAGTTCTATCAAAGAAAATAACACGTGGAGTCTTGTTGAACTCCCAAGTGGACACGAACCTATAGGGCTTAAGTGAGTCTTTAAAGTAAAAAAAGGACTCGCAAGTGGTAGTGGTGAAAAACAACGCAACTTAGGTTGCAAAGGGCTATGTTCAACAGCATGGCATTTATTATGATGAGGTATTTGCTCTAGTTGCGAGTATAGAATAAGTATGGTTGTTAATTGCAATAGCTGCTCAGGAAGGATGGACTTTGCATCACATGGATGTGAAATCTGTGTTTCTCAATGGATATCTAGAAGAGGAGGTGTATGTGAAGCAACCCACTGGTTTTGTGAAGCAAGCAGGAGAGGAACACAAAGTATATAAGTTGCACAAGGCCTTGTACGATTTGAAACACGTGCCCAGAGCTTGGAACACTAAACTTCCTCATACTTTGGTCTTTGGTTTCACTTGGGTTTGCAAAATTTCCATTGGAATATGCCATGTATAAAATAGCAAGAGATACAAGTCGTCTACTCATTGGTGTGTATGTCGATGATCTTCTGATCACATGTGCTAGTGAGAACAAGATTGGGAGATTCAAGCTACATATGAAGGATTTGTTCAAAATGAGTGATTTAGGCTTGTTGAGCTATTACCTTGGGATCaaggtacatcaaaatacatatgGGGTCAGGCCCGTCGATGAGGGGGCCAAAGTGGCCAGCCGCACAGGGCCCCCAAAATCATGGGGCCTCTGATTTGAAGAAAAAACGTGAGGTAATTTGCCTGTGCGGCCACCGCTACAGCTTCAGCCCTAGGGCCGTGACCCTCCCTAGTCCCCCGCTAGCGCCGCCTCTCTAGCGATCTCCGATGCTCCGCTGCAATGAATCCACCAGCGTTGATCTGCTGCAGACCGCCGCCGGCGGCCATTCTCCTCGGTCCTCCGTGCTTTCACTAGTGTACCATGCTTGGCCACCGGGTGTTGGTTCTGTCTCTGCTACACGGAAGACTTGCTGCCCCAAGTCTTCCCCTCCAAAGCACAGAAACACCGGTGCTATCTCATATTACAGTAACCAGCAGCTGGCCAACTAATTTGTGGGTAATTAATAATTTACTAATTTATTGGACCGAGAGAGGCAAACAACAATAGAAGATGCATTCGGAGTTTGAACTGACATGTTGTATCTGTTCATTTCTAAACATATGTTAACTGCGAAGTAATTTTGGACTGAAAAAGAAATGTGTGCATGTATGGATGAAAACCCGAATTGATGcatttttataataattttatttcATGCTAGATGCCACGGAAAAATAAAATGAAGATATATTTTCATTGGCAACCTGCAATAACAGGAGTGTCAACACATGCATATGGGAGGAATGGATGAAGCAAACTATTGATTTGGTATTCTTTTGTGTCCCTTATTATTTTTTTACTTGTTATGTCTAATTTATTTGGTTCGATCGTTAAGCATTGAGTTTCAGTTCTAGATATATTGTGCACTCGAGCAAATTTATGTATGATTCGGCATGAAGTGTTCCTTGGATAGCTACGAGGTATTATTTGGCCACTCTAATATGTAATATGAGATATTCTCTGGATACTTATTTAGTTATGCGGATTTTTAAAttttgtgaccccattttgtattTCGTCCGCGGCCCCCAAATTCCTGGAGACGGCCTGGATGGGATCACTTTGTGCCAAGAGGCATATGCCATGGAGATGTTGGTCAACTATGGCATGAATGAATGCAATCCTTCACAGACGCCCATGGAGGCTAGGCTCAAGTTGAGCAAGATGAGTAAAGCGCCAGCCGTGGACTCAAAGATTACAAGAGTATTGTGGGAAGCCCAAGGTACTTGGTGAACACAATGACTGACCTAGCCTGCTTGCTGGAATTCTGAGCAGATATATGGAGAACCCTACCACTGAACATTTGGTTGCAATGAAGCAAATTTTGAGGTATGTCAAGGGGGCTCTTAAGCATGGCTGCAAATACACAAGAAAGAAAGAGGCAAGACCACCATTGGTGGGCTTTAGTGACAGTGATTTGGCAGGAGTTGTGGATGACCGAAAAAACACAATTGGTGTTGCATATTTCCTTGGTGGGAATTTGGTCTCCTGGGTGTCACAAAAGCAGAAAGTAGTTGCTCATTCCTCTTGTGAAGCTAAGTATATTGCAGTAGCGGCGGCAGCATGTCAATGTGTTTGGCTCAGAGGTTTATATGTAGACTTGATGAATGAACAACCAAGGCAAGTAAAGCTCAAAGTTGACAACAAATCCACTATATCTTTGTGCAAGAATCCAGTTAATCATGATGGCAGCAAGCACATAGATATAAAGTACCACTATATTAGAGATTGTGTGGAAGAAGGAAAGGTGGATGTTGAACACAAACGATCAACTCGTAGATATTTTGACCAAGTCACTTGGAAGGGTGAAGATGCGCGAGAGGATTGGAGTTAAGGCAGTTAAGTAGCTATGgtaatgtggggggggggggggggggggggggcacgaatGTAAGCCTCTGCAAACACATACTAAAAGTTTATGTTTTATGTTTGAGTGGCAAGTTTATGTTCCATGTATATGAACATAAGTTTACATTTTAAATCTGTATCACGTGTAAGTTTAGGCTTTGTTATGAGTCGTGGTACCTTCAATCTCTTAAGAGATAGAAGGCAAGTTTAAACCAATCGATCTATGATCAGGGTTGCGTCGTGTTAGGCAAGTATCGTAGGCCGTGTTGGACGTGAGGTTGGCTCTTTGAGCCCTATATAAGTGAAATAAAAAGCCCCGAAAAAACAGTGCGTTGAGCAGCCCAAAAACTTTCTGTCTTTGTTCTTTGTTCTAGTGGCCACCACCTCTCGATAGGATCCGTAAGCCAATAGTTTTTTCCTACTCAACCAGCAGTGTGGGACTAAATTTACACATATGACATACAAGTCGAATGGTCTTTGAGATTTAAAGAAAATATTAGACTGAGATACAAGATTTATTGGGCCAAGGCTCGTAAAATCAAACAGCTTCTTCCTCCCAACTAAAAAGAACTAAATCACGCATCAAGCTATGCATCCAGCGGTCCAGAAAAAGAAGCTATGCATCAGTAGAGAGTGCAAGCATAACATTGATCAAAGATCGATCTAAAGAGCATGTGCACAAATGATGCTACACATTCAGAGTAGTAATAATAATCCTGCAGCAATGTGATAATGCAACCACGAGACATTTGCAAAACAAATGTACTCGTTAGATCGGCTAATTCCTAGACTAGCAAGCTAGTTCTTGATGTGCGCTGTAATCGAGTTACTTCCCTCTCCCTGCTTAGTTCTCTTCATGCACTTCCTCCATCTTGCTCTGTCACTGCTTCTTCTCTATGAGGAACTCCGTGAGACCCCGGAGCACGACGTCAGGCTCATTGGTCCTCAGCAGCATCTCGGACACCTCGGCCGGAGTCACCTGCACCGCCGTAAGCAGTTCCTGTATCTCCGGGAAAAGGGGGTGGTCGTCGACGAGGAAGTAGTTCCGGGCCAGAGTCTTGAATGCCTCCCAGCAGCAGTAGCCCATGTAGACGTGCATGTCCATGCGCCCCGGCCGCAGCAGCGCCGGGTCGAGCCGGTCCTTGTAATTggtggtgaagacgatgatgcGTTCCTCGCCACTGGTCGACCACAGCCCGTCGATGAAGTTGAGCAGCCCCGAAAGCGTGATCTGAGTTCGCCGTACGCACAAGTGAACATATGGACATTGAGATAGGTACGTAATACTATGTTCACACAACAATGCAGTGGAAACGTCCGTAATTACCTCCGATTTGCGCTTGGGCGACGGCGTACCGTCCGAAGTTTCTGATGAGCCGCCGCCGTCTTCTTTGCAAGCCCGCGCCGGCGTCTTCCTCTCCTTGCTGTCCACCTCCCTTAACATGGCATCGCAGCAGCAGTCGATGTCCTCGATGACAAGGATGGACTTGTCGGACATGGTGACGAGCAGCCACTGCAGCGTCGTGTTTTGCACGTGGCTGAGGTCGAGGTCGTAGATGTTGTAGCGGAGGTGATTGGCCATGGCGGCCACCAGGCTGGACTTGCCGGTGCCGGGCGGGCCGTAGAGAAGGTACCCGCGCTTCCACGCCTTGCCAATCCGCCGGTAGTGGTCCCGCCTGTTGGCGAACAGGTCGAGGTCGGCGACGATGGACTGCTTGAGCACCGGGTCCATGGCGAGCGTGTCGAACATGGCGGGGTGATGGTGGTGCAGCCTGAACCATGTTCGGCCCTCGTTCATGCAGATCATGAGCGAACGCTCCCGCAGCCTCGTCTCCTCGGCCGCCCCCATGACGAAGGGCACGTACCTCTCCATGGCCATGTCCGTGTGCTTGGCGTCGAAGCTGAGCTTGAGCAGGAACTCGGCGGAGCCGGATTCCCCGTTCTTGGACTTGTTGTTTCCTCCTCCGCCTCCGTTAGTCTTCTTGACGGACGACCACAGGAACTCGACGCCGTCGAAGACATCGACGCcgtcgaagacatcgacggtggaGTCCCCGGGCTCAATGAAGAGGTGCTTCGTCCAGCTTCTGAGGCCGCCATCGTCCCTGGTCGCGGACAGCGTGAGCTCGAGACAGCGCATG
This region of Triticum aestivum cultivar Chinese Spring chromosome 2D, IWGSC CS RefSeq v2.1, whole genome shotgun sequence genomic DNA includes:
- the LOC123049178 gene encoding AAA-ATPase At3g50940, whose protein sequence is MDLSPATAGAYGGKAADAYRKALSSAASAAAYAVLARSMARELLPDELRAAVRWAASVLRARLGWGAKERRTLVIRIQTGGGGREENLLFDAARTYLSCRLDPRAMRCLELTLSATRDDGGLRSWTKHLFIEPGDSTVDVFDGVDVFDGVEFLWSSVKKTNGGGGGNNKSKNGESGSAEFLLKLSFDAKHTDMAMERYVPFVMGAAEETRLRERSLMICMNEGRTWFRLHHHHPAMFDTLAMDPVLKQSIVADLDLFANRRDHYRRIGKAWKRGYLLYGPPGTGKSSLVAAMANHLRYNIYDLDLSHVQNTTLQWLLVTMSDKSILVIEDIDCCCDAMLREVDSKERKTPARACKEDGGGSSETSDGTPSPKRKSEITLSGLLNFIDGLWSTSGEERIIVFTTNYKDRLDPALLRPGRMDMHVYMGYCCWEAFKTLARNYFLVDDHPLFPEIQELLTAVQVTPAEVSEMLLRTNEPDVVLRGLTEFLIEKKQ